The genomic interval ggagaagaagtctGTCCACACACGTACAGACATAGAGGACAACTGAATGGCATGCATAGGTCTTCGCCGTATGCGCGCATGTGAGTCTGAGTCATGATTCAggtcttttctcgcctctgaggTTGTTGGCAAGCTTACCCTTTGCAGACAGTCCGTCCAGGAGGTTCGAGAGTTGCTCTTTGATTCCTCGGATGATCTCGTGAGTGGTAGGAGTGAAGACGACGTCGATTCCGAATTTGTTTCGGATCGCGGCGCCGAGCGCCTTGTCGCTGACGGCGAGCTGGGCACTCGCGTCGGTCTGCAGCAAATGTTTTTTCAGGAATTTCTTCAAACTCTTGCCCACTTTGCTTTCGCGCAGCGCGAGGACCTCGTCCAGCGCATGCTTGGTGTCCTTGAACTTCGCGAAGGCCTCCAGGTGGACGCTCTTCTGCGCGACTtcggcagaggcgaagaacgaagTCAAGTCGTTTGCATCTTCCACCTCCAAcagcttcttgttcttcaCACGGAAGAGGCCGTAGCCCGCAGGCGTCTCCACGAGAACCAGCATCTCGGGGAAAGAGCAGACAAAGCGGCCGGAGAACGGAAGACAGGCGGCCTCTCAGCCTCCACTTCTCAGTGCAGAGTCGACCTGGACCGGGAGAGTCGTTCCGGCGGACGCACCACGCCGCTGGGCAGCGCGAAGGAGGAAGTCAGAGGGACAAGAGCGAATCGATTCTCCTTTTTAGAAAGGCAAAACTCGGCAGAGATCTCGATCCGTGGACTGAcgaggtggaggagagactcTGCGAGACCAGTCGTCAACAAAGACTGTTCAGACGGAGGACtgcgcgaaaaaaagcggCGCATGCTGTTGCGGACGGCGATGTGTTAGAGTCCGCccaagaggcgagagcgctgccaaacgagaaaagaaagtggagagtgAGGAGATGCGCGCCTGATTTACTGTGTTAAGACGCCCCCGCGCTGGCTGGGCAGCTCTCGTCGGCGAAACGCGACAGCACAGAACGCGGGCAGATTCCTGCGGGAGAGAGCCCGCGACGGCCGTATATGCGCGGGAGCGAGAAATTCGCTCCGTCGAGACCCAAAATCCACGAAGTTTCAACGCGGTGAACCTGCGCCCGAGCGCGTCGGGAGGAATGATCCGCGGAAAAGAGGATTTCTCTTCGCTGGAAAACGCTCCCTGTTTTCGAGGTTCGCGGGCAGCGCAGACTCGCGGGGCTGCAGCGGACAGGGCGGGTGAAGTGCTCGGCAAAGCAATTGACGAAGAGATCGCTTCGGTCGAAGAAAGGACTTTTCCTCGACAAGAAGAAATTGGGAACTGGGGAAGTCGCCGGCGCGAGGCGAACAGAAATCGAGGCCGCGCGAAAAAACCTAGACAACAAAAGGGTAGAGGCTCGCGTACTGCGCCGTCGACAGGGCCGAGCGTGCGACAAGGAAGGCGGAGGCTTTCTACGCGTGATGATGGAAGAAACTTCctttcactttttctgtCAAAATGACGCTGCCAAAACAAAGAGTCCATCTGCATTTGTTCCAccggcgcctctcccgcgGCCTCGCAGAGAGAGCTCGCGCGACCGGTCACATGCGGCCTCTCTGTGGGGTGCCTGGCGCTCAGGCCGcggcgcctgcatgcgcggcgagCAAGTTGCTGGGAGGTGATGTGTAGAGCTAAaggttcttttcttttcgccgCTTTCCGAGGCTCTCCGGCCTCCGTTGAGTGCGTTTCTGGCGATTCGAGACGCCCAGATCTGCTGCGCTTCCCGACGAGAACGACGCGCGGCGCTCGACTtcgcagaaggcgacagtGTCTCGCAGGCGAAACCGGAGACGGACTACTGGGTGTCGAGCGGCCAGCGAGAACCAATGCGTTTTCTGCGGCGCAAACAGGCTTCACTCACTCGCTGCTTCGAAGACTGAAGGTCTCTGCGTCGGTATCGTATGCACTCTCTGGAGGCGCGCAACGAACAAGGATAGAAGGACGACAGGTCGCTGCCAGGCAGCAACTCCTCtctcgaggaaaaagagccAGGGGAACGCCGTTCCTTCTCCGGAGTCTGgactgcgagagaaaacgctctgcaggcgtcttttctccggcACCCGCagctttcgctctctccctctgaCTCCGTCTCGGCACCCTCTTTCgacttctctgcgttccaggtttctctcgcgttctcgccCTTCCTTACGCAGATCCTGCTGGCCTCCATGGCGCTCGAACGCAGGACAGCGCGGCGAGTGCCGCCTCGCAGTCAgaaggagcaagaagaaCTAACGCCGTGGCTGACGGCTGGCCCTCAGGCGGATgacaacgaggaagaagaaaaagaagaggaagaagatgaagaagaagaggaagaagaaaaagaggaggaagaagaagatgaagaagaagaggaagaagaaaaagaggaggaagaagaagatgaagaagaggaagaagaagatgaagaagaggaagaagaaaaagaggaggaagaagaagatgaagaagaggaagaagaagatgaagaagaggaagaagaggaagaagaagaggaagaagagggagaggcgaacgcTTCGAAAGCGCGAGTGTTGAAACAAAGGGGGAAAGCAATGATATCCGCACAGAAGAAATCTCGTGACAAAGACGCATCTGACGCTCTCTCGATCTGCCGCCTCATGAAGGACCTGGTCTCTGACAGTTGGGATGGCCTCcgtgcagaggaagaagctgaagaggaagaagatgaggaagaatctgaagaggaagaagctgaagaggaagaggagggtgaagaaggaggtgaagaagaaggacttCCCTCAAAGTTGCTCAAGTCTCTTCAGCGCGCGCAgaggacggaagaagaagaggtggaTCCCTTCGAAGGAGTCTCTGAGcactcgctgtctctgttgaagagcgaaggcgaccGACGGAGAGCTGCTGCGAGTTCACAGGCTgactctggagaagaaggcggggaCGCAGGCACTCGAGAGGTCGACGCACAGCTGGACGCCGCAAGTACGgtgcctcttcttgtctgtctctctttcgctctccagTCGTACCTTTTGCCTCAGCGTTTTGTCTGGCACATTTCTGCTCCCcagtctttctcgtctttttctgtctctggacGCCTGCTGCTGTCTCAGTGACGAGGCCGGTTCAAGATTTGCACTGGCTGATGTCCTTGCCGGAGCCTCTCTTTGTGGCCACTGCGTCCTGAATCTGCagtcgtctccgtcgtctcgaCTTGGTCCACTCCGTCTCAGGTTGTTTCCTCCCTCCCCCATCCCCGACTCAGCGTTTTCTGCGCCTGCTTGCTCGCGGcctgcctcgcctcctgAGGTTTGCAGGCTTCCCTCgcgacgccttcttctccctttttcgctgctgttctctctcttttcgcctcgctctctgttttcctcttgttcgtCGCGCGCTCTTCTGTgtgctttctctgtttccttctctcgagcCGGTTGTTCTTCTTTTGTGCATTGCCCCCCTGCGGGGAGACTCCTCCTCTGACGGTTTCGCGGCtccgcgcctcctcggctCCGCGCCTTCGTGAGGGTGCCAGCGCAGGCGCCTCGCGCTCTGCGATGTTCCACGGGTGTTGGCGTCTCTGGAGGTTCGCTTGGTGTGCGAgggttttctgtttttcaggTGCGGATGcgctctccttttcgtcACTCCTCACTTCGCTCTCGACGACAACGAGTCGCAGCGGCCTCCGGAAGCAGCTGGAGTCGCTGGCGCGGCCTCGTGCggcctccgccgccgcgTCGTCTGTTCGCGGGAGCGACGAGACAGCGGTCGACGCGGACGTCGTGCAGGAGCCTCTCGGACCTACGCAACAGAAAGCGCTGCTGCGGTCGGCCGCGTAcgcggaggcgaaggaaactGCGAAAAAGTGGACGCGCGTCGTCCAGCGAAACCAACAAGCGGTGCAGCTTCAGCTGGGTGTCTCGACGGCGCGCAGCCGAGGCGGCGACGGTCGCGGCGAGGCGCCGACTGAAGTTCGCTCGCTGTCGCACGCGTTGTCGGATTTCAAGGCGAACGACGCCTTCGAAGACGCCCTCCTCGCGGCCGTGAACGCAGACGGAGTTTCCGACCAGAAGCTGAAGGCAAGCGGCGGCCTGGGTCCGGCCGACGCCATCAAGCGACAGGTTTGTCTGAACAGGGCGAAGAGCGAAcgggagaggacgcagagaaggaaggagaagcagagagagagacgtccATCCAGCGGAGAGCGGCACAGGGAATCGCGAGGCCGGGGAAGATGTGGACGGAGCCTACGGAACGGAGGAGGGCGCACGGGGAGTGCCTCTGCGCTCTGGaatgaaagagaagaagtgaacTCGAGAGGATGGAGACGTCGGTCTGACCAGGCTAGAGGCCCAGCGAAGGCGCTGCGGGTGTGGATGGCAGTCTGTTTGTTTCCTCACACACGGTCAACTGCGTTGTCGTTTCGTTCTCCTGCACACTGCCGGACATGCATGTCTCTCCATTTCAGAGTCCTCCGACCAAAACGCGTTTTtgcgttcctcgtctttcttttgtttctctaGGCGGAGCAGCGGCAAGTGGCGCGGCTGAAGTTTCTGCTCTTCAccgagcagagacgcgcgcgccgcCTGAAGCGAATTAAGAGCAAGGTTTCTCGGAAGAAGCGCAAACAGGCGGAgcgccgcgaagaagagaagatcATGGAGAAGCTGGAAGTAGGGAATCCAGCTCTTGCGGAGGAACTCCGGAAAAAAttcgaagagaaacgcgcaaaGATGCGGCTGCTCCGCCAGCAAAACGCGCGCGCCAAGTGGGCGGCTCTCGCGGCCCGATTTGGCGGCCGAGACGTTCAACAAGAAATCAGCAGACAAATGCAGGTGCGCCTCCGACATGTGTATGGATGAATGTCTGCATCCGTCGGAGACACGGGAGCGAGACCAGGACTTTGCGTCGGTTTATGCGCAACTGGGCCTGAACCAATATCTGTGCCTGTATATCaactcttctctcgattgatccatgcatgtgtatacgTATCTTCTCTACAGACGCGTGTCTACGTGAAACTATCAACTTAGATTCCTCCGCATAtggatatgcatatatatatatatgtatatatatgtcctctccatatgcatgtatctatatatatatatatatatatatatatatatatatgtatatgtatgtatatgtatctgtgtatgtatgtagagATGCATACGTTTGTGTGTAACTGGAGAACTGCTTGTggagtttttcttcagcgCGAGGCGGACGAGCGGCGCACAGTGGAGCGTCTCGCCAGGCGGCGCCCAGGATCCTCTGACGGCTCAGGTGCGTTGCACAAAAGACATTGGCAAACCAAAGACGCAGACTCTTGTCTCCCCCCTTGCACTCTACGGTTTTCacttctttccttccgccGTGAAGTTCTACGTGGGCGACGCACTGCCAGTTTTGCgcataaataaatatatataaaatatatatatatatatacgtatgtacgTAGATGCAGGCACATACTCatccatgtatatatatatatatatatatgcatatatacatatatatcgacgcatgcaaagcgGTCCACGGGCACTCCCGTGTGTATGTGTGAGTACGtcaagaagcgagacgccGTTGCAGTTGTTCGCCGCGTTCCCTCTTTTCAGAGTCAGAGTCGGCAGAGTCGGCGGAGTCggcggagagcgaggaagagcagtCGGCGGGTGACAAGGCGCGACTGCTTCGAACGCTATCGCGGGAGACAGCAGATTTGCAGGAGGCGTTGCCAGACAAAGGATTGCTGGCGCTTCCATTTATGCGGCGCGGCctggagaagcggcgagaacGGAACCGGCAGGAAATCGAGAGACTgcggagacacggagagagcgaggaggacaGCGAGGGCGCGGACGAGGCGCTCGAGGCTGGAAGGAAGCCGAGTGGCGACGAGGACGCCAGCGACCTGGAAAGCACTCTGGACGAAACGGAGGCGCGCGAAGCTCGCGACGCAGTCGCTGAGGCagaggtcgagagaagaccgaCGCAGACAGGCAGACGGAAAAGGGCAGTGGACCTCGATCCGAAGGCAGTGGAGGCCGCCGAGCAGGAACTTGAGGGGAAGTTTCAGTTCTTCGAGCTGAACGAAGCAGACGGCTCGGAGACCCAAGCGTCTCCGAAGGACGCTGGCAAAGCTGGCGCAGGGGAGCAAAGGgcgtttgcttcctctgctgctgcacGCGCGTTCTTCCAGGCggagctggagaaagaagagaagcgccgagaagaagccgcgacGAAGCGAAGCCGGGAGGCACACGCGACCGCCTGGGCGCAAGCAGAGCGCTCCGGAGGCagcgagcgcgagagacaacgcgaGCTCGAACGGAGTGCAGAAGCGGCCAATCCGTGGCTGCGTCCACAGAAAAAGCGCAAAGTTTCCATGGCGGGAACGCAGGTCGAGGAGACGGCGCAGCAGCTCCAGAAACTCGTCAGTCTGAACGCACTCGCGGAAACTGAGCTCTCAAATGCGCTCTTTTCGAGTTGTCGGcggcactgcatgcagccttgTGCAGGCGCAAGCGTATacagagacgcagccgcAATAATAAACTGTAAACTGTCTACAGCGATTTCGATTTAGACGCAGCTGCGGCTGCGATTGTGTCgatgtgtgtctgtccgTCTTCGGAGATACCGACCCCACGGACTTTAGACTACGAGGACTGAACTTTCA from Toxoplasma gondii ME49 chromosome VIIa, whole genome shotgun sequence carries:
- a CDS encoding hypothetical protein (encoded by transcript TGME49_205500), which produces MALERRTARRVPPRSQKEQEELTPWLTAGPQADDNEEEEKEEEEDEEEEEEEKEEEEEDEEEEEEEKEEEEEDEEEEEEDEEEEEEKEEEEEDEEEEEEDEEEEEEEEEEEEEGEANASKARVLKQRGKAMISAQKKSRDKDASDALSICRLMKDLVSDSWDGLRAEEEAEEEEDEEESEEEEAEEEEEGEEGGEEEGLPSKLLKSLQRAQRTEEEEVDPFEGVSEHSLSLLKSEGDRRRAAASSQADSGEEGGDAGTREVDAQLDAASADALSFSSLLTSLSTTTSRSGLRKQLESLARPRAASAAASSVRGSDETAVDADVVQEPLGPTQQKALLRSAAYAEAKETAKKWTRVVQRNQQAVQLQLGVSTARSRGGDGRGEAPTEVRSLSHALSDFKANDAFEDALLAAVNADGVSDQKLKASGGLGPADAIKRQAEQRQVARLKFLLFTEQRRARRLKRIKSKVSRKKRKQAERREEEKIMEKLEVGNPALAEELRKKFEEKRAKMRLLRQQNARAKWAALAARFGGRDVQQEISRQMQREADERRTVERLARRRPGSSDGSESESAESAESAESEEEQSAGDKARLLRTLSRETADLQEALPDKGLLALPFMRRGLEKRRERNRQEIERLRRHGESEEDSEGADEALEAGRKPSGDEDASDLESTLDETEAREARDAVAEAEVERRPTQTGRRKRAVDLDPKAVEAAEQELEGKFQFFELNEADGSETQASPKDAGKAGAGEQRAFASSAAARAFFQAELEKEEKRREEAATKRSREAHATAWAQAERSGGSERERQRELERSAEAANPWLRPQKKRKVSMAGTQVEETAQQLQKLLNDEESSASEAEGARPASNLRGKTEREAQRELIQQAFVCDEDAEEEFIQEQEEENKKEEDGDFLPGWGSWHGHGVRPRKRPEPSQAQKTAQAEKKKKSTVFINCTLDRKAAKYFVPELPRPYTAKDQYESTLRHPTGPEWNTSAVFNRLIAPKINVRVGAVLPPLQVARKLLEPAQRDALLDAWDSKASRKQRTKTRL